A region of Anopheles merus strain MAF chromosome 2R, AmerM5.1, whole genome shotgun sequence DNA encodes the following proteins:
- the LOC121601481 gene encoding putative ankyrin repeat protein RF_0580, translating into MPVKTLSSDDWFEIALLKQTTSSITFQWTFRNPLAVPYDLFKVEKCYSVKRDRWETVYWGAGTTLTVRCLEQNLCYSFRASILHQPSDGADFQYAYQSPIFKACTLPNIPSTMGLYRAVKKCQPGLVKRLLHARPELVNVPVHGETFLYLAVRSNSLELINALLDAGANIDLGVPDTGVTPLHLAVYRRNLTLVRHLIERGANVQAQNCVGMTVGHYAVDANDVNMLKYVLAQGVSAETRDRCQWTLIFRALYMRTCVDIVRHLLERKCRLKVKDRLRLTPLYYAQLWGQEEILRLLRRRLKI; encoded by the coding sequence ATGCCGGTGAAAACACTTTCCTCCGACGATTGGTTCGAAATTGCGCTGCTGAAGCAAACCACCTCCTCGATTACCTTCCAGTGGACATTCCGGAACCCGCTCGCTGTGCCGTACGATCTGTTCAAGGTGGAAAAGTGCTACAGCGTCAAGCGGGACCGCTGGGAAACGGTGTACTGGGGTGCCGGTACGACCCTAACCGTGCGCTGCCTCGAGCAGAACCTCTGCTACTCGTTTCGGGCAAGCATCCTGCATCAACCGTCGGACGGTGCCGACTTCCAGTACGCCTATCAGTCGCCCATCTTCAAAGCGTGCACCCTGCCAAACATCCCCTCGACGATGGGCCTTTACCGGGCGGTCAAAAAGTGTCAGCCCGGTTTGGTGAAGCGGCTACTTCACGCTCGCCCCGAGCTCGTCAACGTGCCCGTGCACGGTGAAACGTTCCTGTATCTGGCCGTGCGGAGCAACAGCCTCGAGCTGATCAATGCACTGCTCGATGCGGGCGCCAACATCGATCTGGGCGTTCCGGATACTGGCGTAACGCCCCTGCATCTGGCAGTGTACCGGCGCAATCTGACGCTGGTGCGTCATCTCATCGAGCGGGGTGCCAACGTGCAGGCACAGAACTGTGTCGGTATGACGGTGGGACATTATGCGGTCGATGCGAACGATGTGAACATGCTGAAGTACGTGCTGGCCCAGGGTGTAAGTGCGGAGACACGCGATCGCTGCCAGTGGACACTGATCTTCCGGGCGCTCTACATGCGCACATGCGTCGATATCGTGCGCCATCTGCTGGAACGAAAGTGCCGACTGAAGGTGAAGGACAGGCTACGGCTGACACCGCTCTACTACGCACAGCTCTGGGGACAGGAGGAGATTCTGCGCTTGCTTAGAAGGAGGTTAAAGATCTGA